ATGAGGGCGAGGAACTGCCCGGCGACGATGCCCGCGTCGTGGTGCAGGGCCGGGTCGTGGCGCGCGAACAGTTCGGAGAACGCCTTGGTGAGCGCTTCGCGGAGCACCCGGTAGCGCTGGACGAAGTAGGCGTGCGCGGGGTGCCCGGGGTCGGCGGCCTCCCCGGAGATCTTGACGTAGAGGCCGACCATGCCGGGGGTGGCCATGTTCCGGTGGACGATCCGGACGGTCGCGTCCAGCAGCGCCTCGGGACGTTCGTCGGCGTCGGGGGCCCACAGCAGTGCGGCGTCGGCGCGGTCGCGGCGTCCGAGCACCTTGATCAGCACGTCCTCCTTGCCGGGGAAGTGGTGCAGCAGGCCCGCGTGGGTGAGCCCGGCGTGCGCGGCGATGTCGCGCAGGGAGACGGCGTGGAAGCCCGACCGGGAGAACAGCTCGGTGGCCGCGTCGAGGATCGTCGCGCGGGTCCGCTCGCCCTTCGTGGGCTTTTTCTGATCCGCGGGCTTCTTCTGGTCCGTGGGCACCTTGCGGGCGGCCGACCGGCCGGTCGAGCCGCCTCCGGACGCCCGTCGCGGGGTCTGTTCGCTCATGGTGCGGGCCTTCCTGGGATGTCGGGCTGGACGGGTTCATCCTTCAGCGCATCCTTTGACCGAGCAAAACCTACCACGTGGTTAGTTCTGCATGTATGCTCGCCGACACCCCGGCGGCACTCCGCCCGCCCAGTGCGCAGAACAGCCGTTGTGCTCGGAGAACGGAGTAACGATGAAGAAGATCACGAGGGGCGTCGCGGCCCTCGCGGCGTGCGCCACGGCGGCGGCCGCGCTCACCGCGTGCGGCGGTTCCGGCGGCGAGGGCGGCTCGTCCGACTCCCTCACCGTCGCGACGATGACGCTCCCGCAGAGCCTCGACCCCAAGGACGCGGCCGGCAGCGCGATGCCGTTCTTCCAGGCGGCCTACGACACGCTCGTCAAGCGCGAACCGGACGGCACGTACAGCCCGATGCTCGCCACCGAGTGGAAGTACGACGACGACCGCACCGAGCTGACGCTGACGCTGCGCGGCGACGTGAAGTTCGACGACGGCACGCC
The nucleotide sequence above comes from Actinomadura algeriensis. Encoded proteins:
- a CDS encoding TetR/AcrR family transcriptional regulator, whose product is MSEQTPRRASGGGSTGRSAARKVPTDQKKPADQKKPTKGERTRATILDAATELFSRSGFHAVSLRDIAAHAGLTHAGLLHHFPGKEDVLIKVLGRRDRADAALLWAPDADERPEALLDATVRIVHRNMATPGMVGLYVKISGEAADPGHPAHAYFVQRYRVLREALTKAFSELFARHDPALHHDAGIVAGQFLALMDGLQTQWLLEPEAVDMHASVVAFLRQLGLTLELSPEPAPPTPATSETPQTSGTSSPPPVKEPHDTDRP